Within Scomber japonicus isolate fScoJap1 chromosome 18, fScoJap1.pri, whole genome shotgun sequence, the genomic segment CGGTTTTGATCGGTCTGCTGCTCTCAACAAATCTGCTCAGGATGCTCAGTGAGATTTTCCCTTTACATGAACGGCTCGACACTGctaatattatatttacattaaatcCTCAACTAAGGACCTTCACATCTAGTTTAGCAGATTGAGGCCTGTTGTGTACTTGGCGATTTGGGGTTTTGGACAGCACTCGCAGACTTCCCGGGAACGCACCCCCAAAATCTGTGCAAGTGCAGTGGAGTCTGGACATTTGGATACAGCCTTAAACTAACATTTGCTGCACGCTAACTTTCATTAAAAGTTAGTGTGCTACTTAAAATTTAAGTAGCAGCAGTTTTGGTATATTTTGGGCTGCGTACACACTTCTAGTTTGGTTCACTTGATTCAAACcaaagaaagacaacaagatACGTTTTTAGTTGAAGTCTATTTCCTGTTTACACAGACTCTTCACAAACTAAGAGTTGTGAACATGACATCATATGGACTGACTACAACCATCATCTGACATCATCAGTCCAGAAAATGATGCTAAACCATGCTTTactgtgtgtaaaatgttaatctagCTTGTTTAGCTCATGTGGAAATGGGTAGGTTAGCATCATGAGCATTATTAGTTTTTAGAGCCATGAAACTcgtgaaaaatgcaaaaggccctgtctagagccagtgtttggtttgtctgttctgggctatggtggtgcaacatggcttGATGATAAAAGTAATCGTTGCAGCTCAAGTTACCAAAACTGTCTTACACAATTATATCAATCGATCAAAATCAACGTTTCTCATGGTCAAGACATGCAGTTAGTTTTTTAATTATACTATTGTCACATATTTATGATCAGAAAATCTGGTGGTTGGTCTGTCTGCTTTGTGTTAACACCAAAGGTGAATCAGAGTTTCCTTGGAAGCCAACCAAGACCCTCCTGTTTAAAGTGGTCGTGGTTTGACATTTCATACTACCCTAAGTGAATTCAATAACCAGCTTTGGAAAATGTCAAGAGTCACCCCAAGACATGTCagttttgagttgtttttttgttttttctaaaatgaaatcatgtCATGTCTGAAATTCATGTGAGTGTGGAACATTTAGATATTGATATATCCATATCTCTCTTGTTTTTAAACCATGGACGAAGGTTTGCTGTCATACTGCTAATGTTGACATCCTGATTTTAGTCATCCAAcagtgagagcagcagcagcatcagcagtccAGAACATGCGGCTGGGAGCTGCGGCAGTCGATGTGCTGTGGGGCCCTGCAGTCCGCCCAGCTCAGCCGACTACTCCGAACTGGCCGGCCCTACAAACCTGGTGACCTACCTGCAGATCAACCGCATCCTGAAGGAAGCCCACTTCCAGAGTCTGCATAGCCGAGGTCAGCTCACAGACACACGATGACCTAATCTCCCTCTGTCGGCCACCAGTCCCTGAAGCTCGTCAGAGCATTACACGCTGAATCACTTCACTCAGCTCTTCCTCACTCATCTCCAGTTACTGTGATATCTCACAGCTCTGTTCTCTACATATCTGTGGATGGAGACCAGTTCCTGGTCGTGTATCTGGAGGGGGTTCatcattcaaataaatcaaagtgATAATCATTTTAGCAATAATACCTGTGTGATCaactcaaaacatttttttgtgatcaacCTGTTTTTTATCCAGTCTGGTTTACATGCTGCTCGAAGAGCCTTTATAGTGACTGATTGGTAATAATGATGAATCCCTGTGTTTTGTTTCAAATGTTGTATGAAAATAGTACTACTGGAGCTGCAAAAATGGCACCAAACACAATTTTAGGCCGGTCA encodes:
- the LOC128378667 gene encoding uncharacterized protein LOC128378667, with translation MLTENRKRQRGGHDEESGHLVPQAKRQNRAHPLSPEPGRDAWDSESSNSESSSSISSPEHAAGSCGSRCAVGPCSPPSSADYSELAGPTNLVTYLQINRILKEAHFQSLHSRGQLTDTR